The Candidatus Omnitrophota bacterium genome contains the following window.
GTCAAGAGTTTTTTTAAAAACCAAGGGTTAAGCGCAAGATTATATCTGAGCTAACAAATTAAGGGCTTTCAAGGTTAGGTCTTCATCTACAATATCTATGCTTCCAGCCAGGAATCTACGAATGATCTTTATGTCACCGCCAGTTGCAGCTACCTTAGCATTTTTGCCGATTTTTTTCTTCACCTCTTTAATCAGCTCCTTAATCATGCATGAAAAACCAAAGAACAATCCGCTATATATACTCTGGCTCGTTGTTCTTCCTATCAAAGGCAGTTTAGCTGGCTTTTTGCTTAAGCTTAAACTTGGAAGTAATGCTGTTTTTTGCGAAAGTGCCTCAAGACTTATCTTTAGACCGGGTGTGATTATGCCGCCAAGATAGGCGCGGCCTTTAGAAACAGCTTCAATAGTAACAGCTGTTCCAAAGTCCAAGATTATGAGTGGCTGACCATAGAACCTTGCGGCAGCATAAGCAGTAACTAATCTATCCTGACCAACAGACTCGGGGTGTTTATATAAATTTTTTATTGGGACAATTAAATCTTCGCCGCAAAATACAGGTTTAACTTTAAGGATTTTCCTTAACTCGAAGCTCAACACCTTATTCATATCCGGCACAACGCTACATATTATTATTGCATCTGGATGCGCCCCTAAATGCTTAAGACGCATAAGATGTCTTCTTAAAACAGGCCGGCTTGATCTGGTTGCAATACTAATTTTAGATTTTAATACAGATTTTCTAAATAGACCAATACTAATATTGGTATTGCCTACGTCTATAGCTATTATCAGAGATTTTCTATTTTTCAATTTTAACCT
Protein-coding sequences here:
- a CDS encoding type III pantothenate kinase, with product MKNRKSLIIAIDVGNTNISIGLFRKSVLKSKISIATRSSRPVLRRHLMRLKHLGAHPDAIIICSVVPDMNKVLSFELRKILKVKPVFCGEDLIVPIKNLYKHPESVGQDRLVTAYAAARFYGQPLIILDFGTAVTIEAVSKGRAYLGGIITPGLKISLEALSQKTALLPSLSLSKKPAKLPLIGRTTSQSIYSGLFFGFSCMIKELIKEVKKKIGKNAKVAATGGDIKIIRRFLAGSIDIVDEDLTLKALNLLAQI